The Solanum lycopersicum chromosome 6, SLM_r2.1 genome has a window encoding:
- the LOC101253498 gene encoding receptor protein-tyrosine kinase CEPR2-like, which yields MARIQKLQNSLSILAVFLFLNFFVQPCKSLTSETEALLHFKEQLNDPLNYLDSWKDSESPCKFYGITCDKNTGLVIEISLDNKSLSGVISPSIFSLKSLTSLVLPSNALSGKLPSEVTNCTSLRVLNVTVNNMNGTIPDLSKLTNLEVLDLSINYFSGEFPSWVGNMTGLVALGLGDNDFVECKIPETLGNLKKVYWLYLAGSNLTGEIPESIFEMEALGTLDISRNQISGNFSKSVSKLKKLWKIELFQNKLTGELPVELAELSLLQEFDISSNHMYGKLPPEIGNLKKLTVFHVFMNNFSGEIPPGFGDMQHLNGFSVYRNNFSGAFPANLGRFSPLNSIDISENKFTGGFPKYLCQNGNLQFLLAIENSFSGEFPSTYSSCKPLQRLRVSKNQLSGKIPSDVWGLPNVLMVDFSDNEFSGTMSPEIGAATSLNQLVLSNNRFSGELPKELGKLTQLERLYLDNNNFSGAIPSELGKLKQISSLHLEKNSFSGTIPSELGEFSRLADLNLASNLLTGSIPNSLSIMTSLNSLNLSHNRLTGTIPTSLDNLKLSSLDLSNNQLSGEVSLDLLTLGGDKALAGNKGLCIDQSIRFSINSGLDSCGGKAAKHKLNKLVVSCIVLLSLAVLMGGLLLVSYLNYKHSHDIDDEEKLEQAKGTNAKWKLESFHPVEFDADEVCDFDEDNLIGSGGTGKVYRLDLKKGCGTVAVKQLWKGIGVKVLTREMEILGKIRHRNIVKLYASLMKEGSNILVFEYLPNGNLFEALHREIKAGKPELDWYQRYKIALGAAKGIAYLHHDCCPPIIHRDIKSTNILLDEYYEAKVSDFGVAKVSEISSRGSEFSCFAGTHGYMAPEIAYTLRVTEKNDIYSFGVVLLELVTGRKPIEEAYGEGKDLVYWTSTHLNDKESINKVLDQKVVSDLVQDEMIKVLRIATLCTTKLPNLRPSMKEVVNMLVDAEPLTFRSSSKSEKKGNNFSEV from the exons ATGGCCAGAATCCAAAAACTCCAAAACTCCCTCTCAATTCTTgctgtttttttgtttttgaatttttttgtccaGCCATGTAAGTCCTTAACATCAGAAACTGAGGCTCTTTTGCATTTCAAAGAGCAGCTTAATGACCCTTTGAATTACTTGGATTCTTGGAAGGACTCAGAATCTCCTTGCAAGTTCTATGGAATTACATGTGATAAAAATACTGGTCTTGTTATCGAAATTTCGCTTGATAATAAATCGCTTTCCGGGGTGATATCACCTTCAAtcttttcactcaaaagtctcACTTCTCTTGTGTTACCTTCAAATGCACTATCAgggaaacttcctagtgaagttACCAACTGCACCAGTCTCAGAGTCTTGAATGTCACAGTAAATAACATGAACGGAACGATACCTGATTTGTCTAAGTTGACTAACTTAGAAGTGTTGGACTTGTCGATTAACTACTTTTCCGGGGAATTCCCATCTTGGGTTGGAAATATGACTGGTTTGGTTGCGCTAGGCCTCGGAGATAATGACTTTGTTGAATGTAAAATTCCTGAGACTCTTGGGAATTTAAAGAAAGTGTATTGGCTTTACCTGGCAGGTTCAAATTTGACAGGAGAAATCCCGGAATCCATTTTTGAAATGGAGGCACTAGGTACATTGGATATTTCAAGAAATCAGATTTCTGGGAATTTCTCTAAGTCAGTAAGCAAGCTgaaaaaattatggaaaattgAGCTGTTTCAGAATAAGTTGACAGGGGAACTTCCTGTAGAACTGGCAGAGCTCTCTCTTTTGCAGGAATTTGATATCTCTAGCAACCATATGTATGGGAAGCTGCCTCCAGAAATTGGGAACCTGAAGAAGTTAACAGTTTTTCATGTATTCATGAATAACTTCTCTGGTGAAATTCCTCCTGGTTTTGGAGATATGCAGCATCTTAATGGCTTTTCCGTGTACAGGAACAATTTTTCTGGGGCATTTCCAGCAAATCTTGGTCGGTTTTCGCCCCTGAATAGCATAGACATATCTGAAAACAAGTTTACTGGTGGATTCCCAAAGTACTTGTGCCAAAATGGGAACCTGCAGTTTTTGCTAGCTATTGAGAACAGTTTCTCAGGGGAGTTTCCGAGTACTTACTCGTCGTGCAAGCCTTTACAGAGATTGAGGGTCAGTAAGAATCAACTTTCTGGGAAAATTCCCAGTGATGTATGGGGACTTCCAAATGTACTGATGGTGGATTTCAGTGATAACGAATTCAGTGGAACTATGTCCCCGGAAATTGGGGCTGCTACTAGCCTGAATCAGTTGGTATTATCAAATAACAGATTTTCAGGTGAGCTTCCAAAAGAACTTGGGAAACTCACACAGTTGGAAAGGCTTTACTTGGATAACAATAACTTCTCGGGTGCAATACCTTCTGAACTTGGAAAACTAAAGCAAATTTCATCTTTGCATTTGGAGAAAAACTCATTCTCCGGGACTATCCCATCAGAATTGGGTGAATTTTCTAGGCTTGCAGACCTGAATCTTGCTTCAAATCTTCTTACAGGTAGCATTCCCAATTCCTTATCAATAATGACCTCTTTGAACTCTCTGAATCTTTCACACAACAGACTCACTGGTACAATACCAACTAGCTTGGACAATCTGAAGCTGTCTTCATTGGATCTCTCTAACAACCAGCTATCAGGAGAGGTATCATTAGATCTTTTAACGCTGGGAGGAGACAAGGCATTAGCTGGTAACAAAGGACTTTGTATCGACCAAAGCATCAGATTCTCGATCAACTCAGGCTTGGACAGTTGTGGTGGAAAGGCTGCTAAACATAAGTTAAACAAACTAGTGGTATCTTGCATTGTGTTGCTTTCCTTAGCGGTTCTAATGGGTGGCTTATTGCTCGTCAGTTACCTAAACTATAAGCATAGTCATGACATAGACGATGAAGAAAAACTGGAGCAAGCCAAGGGAACAAATGCAAAATGGAAGCTTGAGAGTTTCCACCCTGTGGAATTTGATGCAGATGAAGTCTGTGATTTCGATGAGGACAATTTGATCGGAAGTGGAGGTACAGGAAAAGTTTATCGGTTAGACTTGAAGAAAGGTTGTGGAACAGTAGCTGTGAAGCAGCTGTGGAAGGGGATCGGTGTGAAAGTTTTGACAAGGGAAATGGAAATCTTGGGGAAAATCAGGCACAGAAATATAGTTAAGTTGTATGCCAGTCTAATGAAAGAAGGTTCAAATATCTTGGTTTTTGAGTACTTGCCAAATGGTAATCTTTTCGAGGCACTACACCGAGAGATCAAGGCTGGCAAACCAGAACTAGATTGGTACCAGAGATATAAAATAGCCCTTGGAGCTGCAAAAGGAATTGCTTATCTGCATCATGATTGTTGCCCTCCTATTATTCACAGAGATATCAAATCAACCAACATTCTACTTGATGAGTATTATGAAGCAAAAGTTTCAGATTTCGGGGTTGCAAAAGTTTCAGAAATTTCTTCTAGGGGATCCGAGTTCAGTTGTTTTGCAGGTACTCATGGTTACATGGCGCCTG AAATAGCATACACTCTCAGAGTGACAGAAAAGAACGACATTTACAGCTTTGGTGTCGTGCTATTGGAGCTAGTAACTGGAAGAAAACCAATAGAAGAAGCCTATGGAGAAGGAAAAGACTTGGTCTACTGGACCTCAACTCATCTAAATGACAAGGAAAGCATTAACAAAGTTCTTGATCAAAAGGTGGTATCTGACCTTGTTCAAGATGAAATGATCAAAGTGTTGAGAATTGCCACACTTTGTACTACTAAGCTTCCTAATTTGCGTCCCAGCATGAAAGAGGTTGTCAATATGCTCGTCGATGCTGAACCCTTGACGTTTAGATCTTCAAGCAAATCTGAGAAAAAAGGGAACAATTTTTCTGAGGTctag